A region from the Lentimonas sp. CC4 genome encodes:
- a CDS encoding nucleoside deaminase, translating to MQIDCPFEKIYPSALKRDAEYFMTHAYNEAIEAWKKDEVPIGAVIEYKGQIIASAHNQSRSTNDPTAHAEILAISQAASFIGDWRLNECTLYVTKEPCPMCSGALVIARIGKVYYGLPDPRMGCVGGALDLGALPDSNHNFESVSGVLQELNHDILKAFFEKKRQDNVAKKAAALKASTETSEDAQTQT from the coding sequence ATGCAAATAGACTGCCCATTCGAAAAAATCTACCCATCCGCCCTGAAGCGCGATGCCGAATACTTCATGACGCACGCCTACAACGAGGCGATCGAAGCATGGAAAAAGGACGAAGTGCCCATCGGCGCAGTGATCGAATACAAGGGGCAGATCATCGCCTCCGCGCACAATCAATCCCGCTCCACCAATGACCCCACCGCCCACGCCGAAATTCTCGCAATCTCGCAGGCGGCTAGTTTTATCGGCGATTGGCGACTCAACGAATGCACCCTTTACGTAACGAAAGAGCCCTGCCCGATGTGCTCCGGCGCGCTCGTCATCGCCCGCATCGGTAAAGTTTACTACGGACTCCCCGACCCTCGCATGGGCTGCGTCGGCGGAGCCCTCGACCTCGGCGCCCTCCCCGACAGTAATCACAACTTCGAATCCGTCAGCGGCGTGCTCCAAGAGCTCAACCACGACATCCTCAAAGCTTTCTTCGAGAAAAAGCGCCAAGACAACGTCGCAAAAAAAGCCGCTGCCCTCAAAGCCAGCACCGAGACAAGCGAAGACGCTCAGACTCAAACGTAG
- the infA gene encoding translation initiation factor IF-1: protein MAKAQSEDYVEVEGKIVAVLPGTMFRVELANGHQVLAHISGKLRKHFIKITTGDTVKMEMSPYDLDKARIVYRLRNAQVARNAPRRSFGPRRR from the coding sequence ATGGCTAAAGCACAAAGCGAAGACTACGTAGAAGTCGAAGGCAAAATCGTTGCCGTTCTACCAGGCACCATGTTCCGCGTGGAGTTGGCAAACGGGCACCAAGTGCTCGCGCACATCTCTGGAAAGCTGCGTAAGCACTTCATTAAGATCACGACCGGTGATACTGTGAAGATGGAGATGAGCCCATACGATCTGGATAAGGCACGCATCGTTTACCGTCTGCGTAATGCTCAGGTGGCACGTAATGCTCCACGACGTAGCTTCGGCCCGCGTCGTCGATAG
- a CDS encoding L,D-transpeptidase — protein sequence MAKKRTTKRASKARRRPTQKKKSRGILYSLIRILVILGIAVALYYYWPQLRTFVENATKSQPIITSRAIVGTTELQIALAREGFSPGSIDGATGSQTKRALLAYQTAHDLPQTGTFDEATAELLRIEDPVLIQRTLSIEDFAQVGAKPQSWRARGQLDKMRFNSTLEMIAEQAQTDPDLIVSLNPEVNWDLLSAGDHIQIPHVPPFRVGQPAAYIQITLSTRTLRIFSAEHRLLFHCPVSIARRVDKRPSGELRVKVRVDQPNYTFNPNILTGTAQREGITSKFIIQPGPNNPVGTAWIGLNLPSYGMHGTPEPEKVGRTESSGCFRLANWNAQTVLDATHVGMPVHVEP from the coding sequence TTGGCTAAGAAACGAACAACCAAGCGCGCCTCCAAAGCAAGACGCCGCCCGACCCAAAAGAAGAAAAGCCGCGGCATTCTGTATTCGCTCATACGAATACTCGTCATCCTCGGCATAGCGGTCGCCCTCTATTACTACTGGCCACAGCTACGCACCTTCGTCGAGAACGCAACAAAGAGCCAGCCAATCATCACATCACGCGCCATCGTAGGCACCACCGAACTACAAATCGCGCTCGCCCGCGAGGGATTCTCCCCTGGCTCTATCGACGGCGCAACCGGCTCACAAACGAAACGCGCCCTACTCGCCTACCAGACTGCCCACGACTTGCCACAAACAGGCACCTTCGACGAGGCGACTGCCGAATTGCTCAGAATCGAAGATCCCGTTTTGATTCAACGCACCCTCTCCATAGAAGACTTTGCCCAGGTCGGCGCCAAGCCCCAGAGCTGGCGCGCACGCGGCCAACTCGACAAAATGCGCTTCAACTCGACCTTGGAGATGATCGCCGAACAAGCACAGACCGACCCCGACTTAATCGTCAGTCTCAACCCTGAGGTCAATTGGGACCTGCTTTCAGCGGGCGACCACATCCAGATCCCCCACGTGCCGCCCTTCCGTGTCGGCCAACCTGCCGCCTATATTCAGATCACTTTATCGACACGCACACTTCGCATCTTCAGCGCCGAGCATCGTCTCTTGTTTCACTGCCCAGTGAGCATCGCCCGGCGCGTGGATAAACGCCCGAGTGGCGAGCTGCGTGTCAAAGTCCGCGTCGATCAACCCAACTACACGTTCAACCCCAATATTCTCACCGGCACGGCGCAACGCGAAGGCATCACCAGTAAATTCATCATTCAGCCCGGCCCCAACAACCCGGTCGGCACCGCTTGGATCGGCCTCAACCTACCAAGTTATGGAATGCACGGCACACCAGAACCTGAAAAAGTCGGCCGCACCGAATCCAGCGGCTGCTTCCGCCTAGCCAACTGGAACGCCCAAACCGTGCTCGACGCCACACACGTTGGCATGCCGGTTCACGTCGAGCCTTAA
- the htpG gene encoding molecular chaperone HtpG, whose translation MSTQTPERHEFQAEVKQVLDIVVHSLYTDKEIFVRELISNASDATEKLRHTQLSEADVFDADLDLEIQVTSDEEAGTISIQDFGIGMTHDELIENLGTIAHSGSKAFLNALKEGGEHNENLIGQFGVGFYSVFMVADSVKVYTRTWQPEGQCLCWSSNGDGAYEIEEVEGERRGTRIVFTLKDEYKDFAKKDQLEGIIKRYSSFVQFPIKVDGDEFKTVQALWLKSKNEITDEEYTEFYKFQANAFDEPRFHLHFAADAPISINTLLFAPTENMEGFGFGRMEPGVALYCRKVLIDSDPKNLLPDWLRFVRGVVDSADLPLNISRESMQDSALIQKLNKVITKRFLKTLEEKAKKEPEVYNDFWKSFGVFLKEGVTTDFTHRDQLLKLLRYESSYTEEGTTTGLADYLSRAPEGQKEIYYLSGATRQAIESGPYFEAFKARNIEVLYLYEPIDEFVMSHARAFEEKNFISADSEDIDLDAIAPDTDTEKEEALATDATEGLCAFIKEKLGANVSEVTASDRLVGSPAMIVNADKMMTAQMRKMMKAMQQQQAGDAAALGAEPPVKLQINPRHPLVKNLAGLRDSDEALATLISEQLLDNARVAAGQLEDPSAMIQRNYKILEQLSSK comes from the coding sequence ATGAGCACACAAACACCTGAACGCCACGAATTCCAAGCGGAGGTCAAACAAGTCCTCGATATCGTGGTTCACTCCCTCTACACGGACAAAGAAATCTTCGTCCGTGAGCTGATCTCGAATGCATCTGATGCCACTGAGAAGCTGCGCCACACCCAACTTTCCGAGGCAGACGTCTTCGATGCTGATCTCGACCTAGAGATCCAAGTCACTTCCGACGAAGAAGCTGGCACCATCAGCATTCAAGACTTCGGCATTGGCATGACACACGATGAGCTGATCGAGAACCTCGGCACCATCGCACACTCAGGCTCAAAGGCCTTTCTCAACGCCCTCAAAGAAGGCGGCGAGCACAATGAGAACCTAATCGGTCAGTTCGGCGTGGGTTTCTACTCAGTATTCATGGTCGCTGACTCGGTCAAAGTCTACACCCGCACTTGGCAACCAGAAGGCCAATGCCTCTGCTGGTCTAGTAACGGCGATGGCGCTTACGAAATCGAAGAGGTCGAAGGCGAACGCCGCGGCACACGCATTGTATTCACTCTCAAGGACGAATACAAAGACTTCGCCAAGAAGGATCAGCTCGAAGGCATCATCAAACGCTACTCCAGCTTCGTTCAATTCCCGATCAAGGTGGATGGCGACGAGTTCAAGACCGTCCAAGCACTCTGGTTGAAGAGCAAGAACGAGATCACCGACGAGGAATACACTGAATTCTACAAATTCCAGGCCAACGCCTTTGACGAGCCGCGCTTCCACCTGCACTTCGCAGCGGACGCACCGATCTCAATCAACACCCTCCTATTTGCTCCAACGGAAAACATGGAAGGCTTCGGCTTCGGCCGCATGGAACCAGGCGTCGCGCTCTACTGCCGCAAGGTGCTGATCGACAGCGATCCAAAGAATCTACTGCCCGATTGGCTCCGTTTCGTGCGCGGCGTGGTCGACAGTGCGGATCTGCCACTCAACATCTCCCGCGAGTCCATGCAGGACAGCGCGCTGATCCAGAAGCTCAATAAGGTCATCACCAAGCGCTTCCTCAAGACTCTCGAAGAAAAAGCCAAGAAAGAGCCTGAAGTGTATAACGACTTCTGGAAGTCCTTCGGCGTCTTCCTCAAGGAAGGTGTGACCACTGACTTCACACACCGCGACCAGTTGCTCAAGCTCCTACGCTACGAATCTTCTTACACTGAAGAAGGCACCACGACTGGCCTCGCCGACTACCTCTCACGTGCACCTGAAGGTCAGAAGGAGATCTACTATCTCTCTGGCGCAACTCGCCAAGCAATTGAGTCTGGCCCTTACTTCGAAGCCTTCAAGGCGCGTAACATCGAAGTGCTTTACCTCTACGAGCCGATTGATGAGTTCGTCATGAGCCATGCTCGTGCCTTTGAAGAGAAGAACTTCATCTCTGCCGACTCTGAAGATATCGATCTCGACGCCATCGCGCCAGACACCGACACCGAGAAGGAAGAAGCACTCGCGACTGACGCAACCGAAGGACTCTGCGCCTTCATCAAAGAAAAGCTCGGTGCAAACGTCAGCGAAGTGACAGCCAGCGACCGCCTCGTCGGTAGCCCGGCGATGATCGTCAACGCGGACAAGATGATGACCGCTCAAATGCGTAAGATGATGAAGGCGATGCAGCAACAGCAAGCCGGCGATGCCGCTGCGCTGGGTGCAGAGCCTCCCGTCAAGTTGCAGATCAATCCACGTCACCCACTGGTCAAGAACCTCGCTGGGCTACGTGATTCCGATGAAGCCCTCGCGACTCTCATCAGCGAACAACTACTAGACAACGCCCGCGTCGCCGCAGGCCAGCTCGAAGATCCGTCCGCAATGATTCAGCGCAATTACAAGATTCTCGAGCAGCTTAGCTCGAAATAG
- a CDS encoding RES family NAD+ phosphorylase codes for MSTSSTIRLWRLVKTEHIKSAFDGEGAFRFGGRWNSRGQRVVYASGSLSLATLEILVHIDPAGHLPKLSAFSIDLPVKRLQVEDYSKLDHISGGLPWHLGQTRAWGDAWRQSQTTPALQVPSSIVPHEQNYLLNPSHPSFDRLTIGEPQDFSLDSRLN; via the coding sequence GTGTCTACATCTAGCACAATACGCCTTTGGCGCTTGGTAAAAACCGAGCACATCAAAAGTGCTTTCGACGGCGAAGGAGCCTTTCGCTTTGGCGGGCGCTGGAATAGCCGCGGGCAACGCGTGGTCTATGCAAGTGGCAGCCTCTCACTGGCCACGCTCGAAATTCTCGTGCATATCGATCCAGCAGGGCATCTACCAAAACTGAGCGCATTCTCCATCGATCTGCCAGTCAAACGACTACAGGTTGAAGACTACTCGAAACTCGATCATATCTCAGGCGGCCTGCCGTGGCACCTTGGGCAAACGCGTGCTTGGGGCGACGCATGGAGGCAATCACAAACCACACCTGCCCTACAAGTGCCCAGCAGCATCGTGCCTCACGAGCAGAACTATTTGCTCAACCCGAGCCACCCCAGCTTTGATCGCCTCACAATTGGTGAACCACAGGATTTCTCGCTCGATTCGCGATTAAACTAA
- a CDS encoding antitoxin Xre/MbcA/ParS toxin-binding domain-containing protein — MKHKQSEIDHLLVEEAQAAYQDSPTQWVERIIAGLPVEEFDSLREMLGLTVEEMAQKIGISTATLSRRRAKKEPLGSDHSDRLMRYARLFWLSAALFNGDQPTGRDWLTRPARALGGQRPLDFAETEMGAREVEDLIGRIEHGVYI; from the coding sequence ATGAAACACAAGCAAAGCGAAATCGACCATCTCTTAGTCGAAGAAGCGCAAGCGGCTTACCAAGACAGCCCCACCCAGTGGGTGGAACGAATCATAGCAGGCCTGCCCGTCGAAGAATTTGACAGTCTGCGTGAAATGCTGGGGCTCACTGTCGAGGAAATGGCACAAAAAATTGGTATTTCCACAGCGACTTTGAGCCGTCGCCGCGCAAAGAAGGAGCCACTCGGCAGCGACCACAGCGATCGATTGATGCGCTATGCCCGCCTCTTTTGGTTGAGTGCTGCACTGTTTAATGGCGATCAACCGACGGGGCGCGATTGGCTGACACGTCCAGCACGTGCCCTAGGAGGGCAACGACCACTTGATTTCGCCGAGACTGAAATGGGCGCACGCGAGGTCGAAGATTTGATCGGGCGCATCGAGCACGGTGTCTACATCTAG
- a CDS encoding YbjQ family protein, which produces MILTNTPTIEEYQITHTLGLVSGNMVQSKHIGRDIMAGLKTIVGGEIEGYTEMLIDARKKAESRMIHQAKSQGADAIVNVRFTTSAIAQGMCELLAYGTAVKIEKR; this is translated from the coding sequence ATGATACTCACAAATACACCCACAATTGAAGAATACCAAATCACCCACACACTAGGTCTCGTCAGTGGCAACATGGTGCAGTCAAAACACATTGGACGCGACATCATGGCCGGCCTAAAGACGATTGTGGGCGGTGAAATCGAGGGCTACACAGAAATGCTGATCGACGCACGAAAGAAAGCAGAGAGCCGTATGATTCACCAAGCGAAATCACAAGGAGCGGATGCCATTGTGAATGTGAGGTTCACGACCAGTGCAATCGCACAAGGCATGTGCGAGCTGCTGGCTTACGGCACTGCAGTTAAAATTGAAAAACGCTAG
- a CDS encoding DUF2007 domain-containing protein, which produces MKKVYSHHDSSTVGLIDGILNGAGIPTLLKNWTGSNITEIPIPILYPSIYVLDDANAPEAQRIIEEYLNHDVTEHPEWECPVCKSVVDGYLSECWSCQTEK; this is translated from the coding sequence ATGAAAAAAGTATACAGCCACCATGACAGCTCAACCGTCGGACTCATCGACGGAATTTTAAACGGCGCTGGAATCCCGACACTTTTGAAAAACTGGACGGGTTCAAATATTACAGAAATCCCGATCCCCATCCTATACCCAAGCATTTATGTTTTGGATGACGCCAATGCACCTGAAGCACAACGGATCATCGAAGAATACTTAAATCACGACGTTACAGAACACCCAGAATGGGAATGCCCCGTATGCAAAAGTGTCGTCGACGGATATCTATCCGAATGCTGGTCATGCCAAACGGAGAAATGA
- a CDS encoding MATE family efflux transporter — protein sequence MRSLLQENRKTLLLAAPIVAGQLSQMLLGLADTVMIGQVGTVELAAAAFVNTIFHVAFVLAFGLFVAISIQVAHAYGGSRLVDAGESLRHGLFGSVLLGVVLAGCLLVCLPFLDHFGQPEEVVALSPSYLVWLSLSLIPMVPMLALKSYSEAFHNPWPLLWLMLGTVLLNIGLNYMLIFGHWGAPEMGLTGAGLATFLARIVGVAVVVWYVLCSKRLSVGLPERWWAPLQMANFKSLLRIGMPVSVQIVIEFSAFAACALLMGQFGSAALAAHQIALTCATTTFMVPLGLSMALTIRVGHALGGAKKATCVRIILGAALMAVGVMTISASSFFFFGEAIAGLFTNDVKVIALAASFLTLTGVFQIFDGVQVTVMGALRAMHDVLVPTGINAVSFYVLSIPIGIYLAFYLKVGAVGLWIGLAAGLCISAFILSARLGYQLKKL from the coding sequence ATGCGTTCACTCTTACAGGAAAATCGGAAAACTTTGTTGTTGGCAGCGCCTATTGTGGCGGGGCAGCTGAGTCAGATGCTTCTGGGCTTGGCCGATACGGTGATGATTGGACAGGTCGGCACGGTGGAGTTAGCGGCTGCGGCATTTGTGAATACGATTTTTCATGTGGCTTTTGTGCTGGCGTTTGGGCTGTTTGTCGCGATCTCGATCCAAGTGGCGCATGCGTATGGAGGGAGTCGGCTGGTCGATGCGGGTGAGTCACTGCGGCATGGGCTGTTCGGGTCTGTTCTATTAGGCGTGGTGTTGGCGGGCTGTTTATTGGTGTGTTTGCCGTTTCTGGATCACTTCGGTCAGCCTGAGGAAGTGGTGGCACTGAGTCCGTCGTATTTGGTATGGTTGTCGCTGTCATTGATCCCGATGGTGCCGATGTTGGCGCTGAAGAGTTATTCGGAGGCCTTTCACAATCCGTGGCCGTTGCTGTGGCTGATGCTGGGGACGGTGCTGCTGAATATTGGATTGAACTATATGCTGATATTCGGGCATTGGGGAGCGCCTGAGATGGGATTGACCGGTGCGGGGCTGGCGACCTTTTTAGCGCGAATCGTCGGTGTGGCTGTGGTCGTGTGGTATGTGCTGTGCTCGAAGCGATTGTCGGTAGGATTGCCGGAGCGCTGGTGGGCTCCGCTACAGATGGCGAATTTTAAGAGCTTATTGCGGATCGGAATGCCTGTTTCGGTGCAGATTGTGATCGAGTTTTCAGCATTTGCGGCCTGCGCGTTATTGATGGGGCAGTTTGGTAGTGCTGCGTTGGCGGCGCACCAGATCGCGCTGACGTGCGCGACCACCACCTTTATGGTGCCGCTGGGCTTGTCGATGGCGCTGACGATCCGCGTGGGGCATGCGCTGGGCGGTGCGAAGAAGGCGACTTGTGTGCGTATCATTCTCGGGGCGGCGCTGATGGCTGTTGGAGTGATGACTATCTCGGCGAGTTCGTTCTTTTTCTTTGGCGAGGCGATTGCGGGTCTATTTACCAATGACGTGAAGGTGATTGCTTTGGCTGCGTCGTTTTTGACGCTGACGGGCGTGTTTCAGATTTTCGATGGGGTGCAGGTCACTGTGATGGGTGCGTTGCGTGCGATGCATGACGTGCTGGTGCCGACGGGGATCAATGCGGTATCGTTTTATGTGTTATCGATTCCGATTGGGATATATCTAGCCTTTTATTTGAAAGTTGGGGCCGTTGGTTTGTGGATCGGCTTGGCAGCGGGCTTGTGTATTTCGGCGTTTATTTTGTCAGCTCGCTTAGGGTATCAATTGAAGAAGCTGTAA
- a CDS encoding RsmE family RNA methyltransferase, producing MARYRSFLFPEATVGEGFLTLDARESHHLVRVFRAKVGSTIEVLDGKGTRYLGTIEIANGKAVRVAVESVESVPVPSPRVTLLQSVPKGKAMDLILRMATEIGASVIQPVFTDQGEHGAPKMEKWQLTVIEACKQCGLSYVPELPEPCRLKDWLEASPIKDGELRVVASLEEGSRPLLETLQHAGSLDEIVVAVGPAGDFSVAEYDLLRESGFKAVRLGANVLRTETASAYILSVVDQATRIEY from the coding sequence ATGGCACGTTATCGATCATTTTTATTTCCAGAGGCTACGGTGGGTGAAGGTTTCCTGACCCTCGATGCTCGTGAGAGTCATCATTTGGTGCGAGTGTTTCGTGCAAAGGTTGGTTCGACGATCGAAGTGCTAGATGGTAAGGGCACGCGTTATCTCGGCACGATTGAGATCGCGAATGGTAAGGCGGTGCGTGTTGCGGTGGAGTCGGTCGAGTCTGTGCCCGTGCCGAGTCCGCGTGTGACTTTGCTCCAGTCCGTGCCGAAGGGGAAGGCGATGGATCTGATTCTGCGTATGGCGACGGAGATCGGTGCGTCGGTGATTCAACCAGTGTTTACCGATCAAGGGGAGCATGGTGCACCGAAAATGGAGAAGTGGCAGCTGACGGTGATTGAGGCCTGCAAGCAATGTGGGCTGAGTTACGTGCCTGAGTTGCCAGAGCCGTGCCGTTTGAAGGATTGGTTGGAGGCGAGTCCAATCAAAGACGGTGAGTTGCGTGTGGTGGCGAGTTTGGAGGAGGGCAGTCGGCCTTTACTCGAAACATTGCAGCACGCGGGCTCATTGGACGAGATCGTGGTGGCCGTCGGACCGGCAGGTGATTTTTCCGTGGCGGAGTATGATCTGCTGCGCGAGTCCGGATTTAAAGCCGTTCGCCTGGGAGCCAATGTGCTGCGCACCGAGACGGCGTCGGCCTATATCCTAAGTGTGGTGGATCAGGCGACGCGCATCGAATATTGA
- a CDS encoding SpoIIE family protein phosphatase encodes MNKPENTELDENSMLLKASPKRLFESLMEQTADRIYIKDKQSRFVAVSQALADMHGFADRHELEGKTDFDLFSIEHAQQAFDDEQKIIETDKPLINIVEKETWPDGSTTWVTSSKAPLHLNSGKLAGILGISRDITDQKLAQEKLAQSEQRLREQNAIMSADYESAHKVQSVMIPGRVPKIKNINIAYLWKPMTAVGGDLVNFPRNPNNCLLFYLGDVCGHGVTAAFYTVLLKYLTAHQGEVYQDDPAAFLNAVNKEITGLLKSGFVTGMAGHFSRREEDGSRTLHLSNCGHPLNLVYRAATKTIESIFLPTGMVMGLPGGTASDKFNLKLEKGDRFYTYTDGILEASNPAGEEFSRQGLEDCLLQHADQPIQETLNILYKTVEEFTGTTDQQDDITLLAFELT; translated from the coding sequence ATGAACAAGCCGGAAAATACAGAACTCGACGAAAATAGTATGCTCCTCAAAGCGTCCCCCAAGCGCCTCTTTGAAAGCCTCATGGAGCAAACGGCAGATCGCATCTACATTAAGGACAAACAGAGTCGATTCGTAGCAGTCAGTCAGGCACTCGCCGACATGCACGGCTTCGCCGATCGCCATGAACTGGAGGGAAAGACAGACTTTGACTTATTCTCAATCGAACACGCGCAACAAGCGTTCGACGACGAACAAAAGATCATCGAGACCGACAAGCCACTAATTAACATCGTGGAAAAAGAGACTTGGCCCGATGGCAGCACCACTTGGGTCACCTCCAGCAAAGCACCTTTACACCTGAACTCTGGCAAACTCGCAGGGATTCTCGGTATTTCACGCGACATTACTGATCAAAAGCTCGCACAAGAGAAACTAGCGCAAAGCGAGCAGCGACTACGCGAGCAAAACGCGATCATGAGCGCCGACTACGAAAGTGCTCATAAGGTGCAAAGCGTGATGATCCCAGGTCGCGTGCCTAAGATAAAAAACATTAACATCGCCTACCTCTGGAAACCGATGACAGCCGTCGGCGGCGACCTCGTCAATTTCCCCCGCAACCCGAACAACTGCCTACTCTTCTACTTAGGCGATGTGTGTGGACATGGTGTGACTGCCGCATTCTACACCGTGCTGCTAAAATATCTAACTGCGCATCAAGGCGAAGTCTATCAGGACGATCCGGCCGCTTTCCTCAATGCAGTCAACAAAGAGATAACTGGCCTGTTAAAATCTGGCTTCGTCACCGGCATGGCAGGTCACTTTAGCCGCAGAGAGGAGGACGGCAGCCGCACCTTGCACCTCTCGAATTGTGGACATCCACTCAACCTCGTTTACCGAGCAGCTACTAAAACAATCGAATCGATATTTCTCCCCACCGGTATGGTCATGGGCCTCCCAGGTGGCACGGCGTCCGACAAGTTCAACCTAAAACTGGAAAAAGGTGACCGCTTCTACACCTATACCGACGGCATCCTCGAAGCGAGTAATCCAGCAGGCGAAGAATTCTCACGCCAAGGACTCGAAGATTGCCTCTTGCAGCATGCCGATCAGCCAATCCAAGAGACACTCAACATACTCTACAAAACTGTCGAGGAATTCACAGGAACGACCGATCAGCAGGACGACATCACATTGCTCGCCTTCGAGCTGACCTAG
- the dtd gene encoding D-aminoacyl-tRNA deacylase, with amino-acid sequence MRAVIQRVSQASVVVEGTTVGQIHAGVLVFLGVGQDDSAEDVLWLVGRIVKLRIFEDDSGRMNHSLLDIEGEALVISQFTLFGSLKKGNRPSFNRAALPKQAVPLYEQFVQELSAALGKPVPIGCFGEHMDIEAHHDGPVTLVVDTKERSF; translated from the coding sequence ATGCGAGCAGTCATTCAACGCGTCTCTCAAGCTTCTGTTGTGGTGGAAGGCACTACGGTGGGACAGATCCATGCGGGTGTCTTGGTGTTCCTCGGAGTGGGGCAGGATGACAGTGCCGAGGATGTATTATGGCTGGTCGGGCGCATTGTAAAATTGCGTATTTTTGAGGATGATTCAGGGCGGATGAATCATTCGTTACTTGATATCGAGGGTGAGGCGCTAGTAATTAGCCAGTTCACCTTATTTGGGAGTTTAAAGAAAGGAAATCGACCATCCTTCAACCGTGCGGCCTTACCTAAGCAAGCGGTTCCGCTCTATGAACAGTTTGTCCAGGAATTGTCGGCTGCTCTGGGTAAACCAGTGCCCATTGGGTGCTTTGGCGAGCACATGGATATCGAAGCGCATCATGACGGGCCGGTGACGCTGGTGGTCGATACTAAGGAGCGTAGTTTCTAA
- a CDS encoding DNA-3-methyladenine glycosylase, whose protein sequence is MARVIGKAFFNRPTLDVARELLGKQLCRRLDSGKIIRARICETEAYDGFEDRASHASQGPTTRNVVMYGPPGRAYIYLCYGVHWLLNVTTREKGYPAAVLIRGVEGVEGPGRLTKHFQITSAFNDKLLTRVGGLWIEDVEAEVSADEISATPRVGVDYAGAEWAAMPWRFVWKP, encoded by the coding sequence ATGGCACGCGTGATCGGTAAGGCATTTTTTAATCGGCCAACGTTGGACGTTGCCCGCGAGTTGCTTGGTAAGCAGCTTTGCCGGCGCTTGGATTCAGGTAAAATTATTCGTGCACGAATTTGCGAAACTGAGGCGTATGATGGCTTCGAGGATCGCGCTTCGCATGCGAGCCAGGGACCTACGACGCGCAATGTGGTGATGTATGGCCCCCCGGGACGTGCCTATATCTACCTTTGCTACGGTGTGCATTGGCTGCTCAATGTCACCACTCGAGAGAAGGGTTACCCTGCCGCGGTTCTTATTCGAGGAGTCGAGGGCGTTGAAGGGCCCGGGCGTTTGACCAAGCACTTTCAGATTACCAGCGCGTTTAATGACAAGCTACTGACTCGCGTCGGCGGTCTGTGGATCGAAGATGTCGAAGCAGAGGTGAGCGCCGACGAGATCAGCGCGACACCCCGTGTGGGAGTCGATTATGCGGGAGCTGAATGGGCGGCGATGCCGTGGCGTTTCGTCTGGAAGCCTTAA